Proteins from a genomic interval of Candidatus Omnitrophota bacterium:
- the queC gene encoding 7-cyano-7-deazaguanine synthase QueC has product MNKAVVLLSGGLDSSTTLYHALQKGYACHCLVFDYGQRHKKEIRSAVAVAKAAGCPYEIVRIGLPWKGSALLDKKVKVPEGRRLDAKDIPVTYVPGRNIIFLSFAASFAEAVGAGVIFIGANAVDYSGYPDCRPEFFKAYAGVLARGLKACVEGRTIKVETPLIHLSKSQIVRLAQRLKVPTHLTWSCYQGGQKPCGVCDSCRLRAKGFAGSGLQDSCVVRVTSVGAPRRAQERARRG; this is encoded by the coding sequence ATGAATAAAGCAGTTGTCTTATTGTCCGGGGGGCTTGATTCCTCGACGACGTTATATCATGCCCTTCAAAAAGGGTATGCCTGTCATTGCCTGGTCTTTGATTACGGCCAGAGGCATAAGAAGGAAATACGTTCTGCTGTTGCCGTAGCCAAGGCCGCCGGTTGTCCCTATGAGATCGTCCGCATCGGCTTACCGTGGAAAGGCTCCGCCTTGCTGGACAAAAAAGTCAAGGTCCCCGAGGGCCGGCGTCTGGATGCCAAAGATATCCCCGTGACCTATGTTCCTGGCCGGAACATCATTTTTTTAAGTTTCGCCGCTTCTTTTGCCGAGGCCGTGGGGGCCGGGGTCATTTTCATCGGGGCCAATGCCGTGGATTACTCGGGCTATCCTGATTGCCGTCCGGAGTTTTTCAAGGCCTATGCCGGAGTGCTGGCGCGCGGGCTTAAGGCCTGTGTTGAGGGACGGACGATCAAGGTTGAGACGCCGCTCATTCATTTGAGCAAATCACAGATCGTGCGCCTGGCCCAACGGCTGAAGGTGCCCACCCATCTGACATGGTCGTGTTATCAAGGCGGACAAAAACCCTGCGGCGTATGCGATAGCTGCCGTTTACGAGCCAAGGGTTTTGCAGGGTCGGGATTGCAAGATTCATGCGTGGTGCGGGTGACTTCGGTGGGGGCCCCCCGGCGCGCGCAGGAACGAGCACGACGGGGGTGA
- a CDS encoding 7-carboxy-7-deazaguanine synthase QueE yields the protein MNAKIMEIFPSVQGEGTYAGVRQVFVRFFECNMHCTWCDTPNSIGDTVRNYQEMGPDEVEAKVRACASGCHSASLTGGEPLLHKDFIRAFAPRLKAMGLKNYLETNGTLPDALAEVIDVMDIIAMDIKLPSSTKEKPFWQEHKDFLRIARRKEVFIKTVITNDTEASDVRQAALLVAGVDACIPFILQPNYFEMKQGVVAKCGDLAKECAKILSDVRILPQIHKFMKLR from the coding sequence ATGAACGCAAAAATCATGGAAATATTCCCGTCGGTGCAGGGAGAAGGTACATATGCCGGAGTACGGCAAGTATTTGTCCGTTTCTTCGAATGTAATATGCACTGCACGTGGTGTGATACGCCCAATTCCATCGGCGACACCGTGCGCAATTATCAGGAGATGGGGCCGGATGAAGTTGAGGCCAAGGTCCGCGCCTGCGCGTCCGGATGCCACTCGGCGAGTTTGACCGGAGGCGAACCGCTGCTGCACAAGGACTTTATCCGGGCGTTCGCGCCCCGTTTAAAAGCCATGGGCCTGAAAAATTATCTGGAAACCAATGGCACCCTTCCTGATGCTTTGGCCGAAGTGATCGATGTCATGGACATCATCGCCATGGACATCAAACTGCCCAGTTCAACGAAAGAAAAGCCGTTCTGGCAGGAACATAAGGATTTTTTGCGCATCGCCCGGCGCAAAGAGGTGTTCATCAAGACGGTCATCACCAATGATACGGAGGCCTCCGACGTGCGGCAAGCCGCCCTGCTCGTGGCCGGCGTTGACGCGTGCATCCCGTTCATCCTTCAGCCCAATTATTTTGAAATGAAGCAGGGCGTCGTGGCCAAATGCGGGGACCTGGCAAAAGAGTGTGCAAAAATTTTGAGCGATGTTAGAATACTGCCCCAGATCCACAAATTCATGAAATTAAGATAA
- the queF gene encoding preQ(1) synthase translates to MKSSYEGLQKNIRKLKTPAIEVWDNQYPDRDYTVDIAIPEFTCICPKTGLPDFATINISYKPAKTCLELKSLKMHCVSYRSVGIFHEHLANKFLDDCVRACHPRWMKIEVVMNPRGGIATTVTAEYAYT, encoded by the coding sequence ATGAAAAGCTCCTACGAAGGCCTGCAAAAGAACATCCGCAAATTGAAGACCCCGGCCATCGAGGTGTGGGACAATCAATATCCCGACCGCGATTATACGGTGGACATTGCCATCCCGGAATTCACCTGCATCTGTCCCAAGACAGGTCTGCCGGATTTCGCCACCATCAACATCAGTTACAAGCCCGCCAAGACCTGCCTGGAATTAAAATCTTTGAAGATGCATTGCGTGTCCTACCGTAGCGTGGGCATCTTCCACGAACATCTGGCCAATAAATTTTTGGATGATTGTGTCAGGGCCTGCCATCCGCGCTGGATGAAAATAGAGGTCGTGATGAACCCGCGCGGCGGCATCGCTACGACCGTGACCGCGGAGTATGCATACACGTAG
- the rdgB gene encoding RdgB/HAM1 family non-canonical purine NTP pyrophosphatase, whose amino-acid sequence MHTRRGAVKELIVASRNKGKVNEIKELLADLPVKVTSLLDYPKISDVVEDGKTYKANALKKAVAVAKATGKMALADDSGIEVAALGNAPGIYSSRFAGKGAGEKDKNRKLFEMLQGMPMSKRRARYRCVVALVDGKAKEISVAQGTCGGYITTEERGTNGFGFDPVFLLKRYGRTFGELSPSLKAKISHRARALKKIKDVIQRSI is encoded by the coding sequence ATGCATACACGTAGAGGTGCCGTGAAAGAATTGATCGTCGCGTCCCGCAACAAAGGCAAGGTCAATGAGATCAAGGAATTGTTGGCCGACCTGCCCGTCAAAGTCACATCTCTCCTGGATTATCCTAAGATTTCCGACGTGGTCGAGGACGGAAAGACCTACAAGGCCAATGCGTTAAAGAAAGCCGTGGCCGTCGCCAAAGCCACCGGCAAGATGGCCTTGGCCGACGATTCCGGCATAGAAGTTGCGGCGCTGGGGAATGCGCCGGGGATCTACTCCTCGCGTTTTGCGGGCAAGGGGGCCGGTGAGAAAGACAAAAACCGAAAATTATTTGAAATGCTTCAAGGCATGCCGATGTCCAAACGCCGGGCGCGTTACCGTTGCGTTGTTGCCCTGGTGGATGGCAAGGCCAAAGAGATCAGCGTTGCGCAGGGGACATGCGGCGGGTATATCACTACAGAAGAGCGCGGTACCAATGGTTTCGGTTTTGACCCGGTTTTTCTTTTAAAACGTTACGGCAGGACCTTTGGGGAATTATCACCGTCTTTAAAAGCAAAGATATCCCACCGCGCGCGGGCGCTCAAAAAGATCAAGGACGTCATTCAAAGATCGATTTGA
- a CDS encoding AsmA-like C-terminal region-containing protein, translating into MKWQKPLIIIAAVVFFLTALTVYVNRVILPVQAKKFVTSQAEAFLKRKVEFEALHFNWVKGFIVEKLKVYQKGSQDQVFLQADRLSFGLIVIPGAKQYKVTIPFINLEHPFVHIIRRGVDEWNFSDLLAPPAGGPPVAVTVTGINISNGQVRINDVSNGRNWTEILGNLNLKISLSYKGIAFDVSASLPRTQGLVTTRGYYQPLNQDLHADVDLKNIRPAEYLRFLPPVEGLSWKAGTVEKVQLSIDHGGNTLTVRANAALKGLDVSFKDQSIKSDVALEDIKARQDKNGLQITATMTTKNTDIRMDAQTVRGNFTLKPLIIQMKNERSIEMLTDIKADNAAVVLDAQQSLTGNITMNVEASYPLKDPQALTYTGHVSVADGQANGFPFAPFKNISLDAAFKTDELTIKSLVLQVLDTDIKATGTVLNFKTPVLNIRAGADRINLAKLKDAFPQIMDQYGLEVSGTASFQVQFEGLAGDPSSAKIKATAELAGVNVASKTFNQSVTGISGHLDGAPDALTWNNFTGTYLGKAYTLTGGLNDFKDPVIKTTLDGADVQLKVDIRKNGDTLTINELTGKYLNIAFGASGNAVLSPADPPVLNINTTMTFRLEDVAVLLPEEQKKAFEALKPSGTLNVNAAIKGPVPDWKRWTTDATLQSASVSILGYTANDLHITVGQREGTISNLTADANVYDGKLHAVGSGDLNGAGIPFDLALNIDGLDLHKLKNDIPNLKAEEINGKFYMTMLSKGMLSDIKGLEAKGSLAIREGFLTEFKIFKGLLDVLNEALRLGQLMITDVEGNFTVKDRKIMTDNLRMKSPTIVLLGQGWVDFDQICDLTIVVDMTSGIVPPIAQDVLQTLTVHIYDKITNPKFDRKISVPRVINTILKSIFE; encoded by the coding sequence ATGAAGTGGCAAAAGCCCCTGATCATCATTGCCGCCGTCGTCTTTTTCCTGACCGCGCTGACGGTCTACGTGAACCGCGTCATCCTCCCGGTCCAGGCCAAGAAATTCGTCACCTCCCAGGCCGAGGCGTTCCTCAAACGCAAAGTTGAATTCGAAGCCCTGCATTTCAACTGGGTCAAAGGATTTATCGTCGAAAAACTCAAGGTTTACCAAAAGGGCTCGCAAGATCAGGTCTTCCTGCAAGCCGATCGCCTGTCCTTCGGCCTCATTGTCATCCCCGGGGCCAAACAATACAAGGTCACCATCCCGTTTATCAACCTGGAACATCCCTTTGTGCATATCATACGTCGAGGGGTGGATGAATGGAATTTCAGCGACCTCCTTGCGCCGCCGGCTGGGGGGCCGCCTGTGGCCGTGACCGTGACCGGGATCAATATCAGCAATGGACAGGTCCGCATCAATGATGTTTCCAACGGCCGTAACTGGACGGAAATTCTAGGCAACCTCAACCTGAAAATATCCCTGTCTTACAAAGGCATTGCTTTTGATGTGTCGGCCTCTTTACCCCGGACACAGGGCCTGGTCACCACCCGTGGGTATTATCAGCCGCTCAACCAGGACCTGCACGCGGACGTTGATCTCAAGAACATCCGCCCCGCCGAATACCTGCGCTTCCTGCCTCCCGTTGAGGGGCTGTCATGGAAGGCCGGCACCGTCGAGAAAGTCCAATTGAGCATTGACCATGGCGGGAACACCCTCACCGTGCGCGCCAACGCGGCCCTCAAAGGCCTGGATGTTTCCTTTAAAGACCAAAGCATCAAAAGCGACGTCGCTTTAGAAGACATTAAGGCCCGTCAGGACAAAAACGGTCTTCAGATCACCGCGACCATGACGACAAAGAATACGGATATCCGGATGGACGCTCAAACAGTCCGCGGGAACTTCACCCTGAAGCCGCTGATCATCCAAATGAAAAATGAGCGCAGCATTGAAATGCTGACGGACATCAAGGCGGACAATGCCGCCGTTGTCCTTGACGCACAACAGTCCTTGACCGGCAACATCACCATGAACGTCGAGGCCTCTTATCCCCTGAAAGACCCGCAGGCCTTGACCTATACCGGGCACGTGAGCGTGGCTGATGGCCAGGCCAACGGTTTCCCCTTCGCGCCATTCAAGAACATCAGCCTCGACGCCGCGTTCAAAACCGATGAACTGACCATCAAAAGCCTTGTCCTTCAGGTATTGGACACCGACATCAAAGCAACGGGAACAGTATTGAATTTCAAGACGCCTGTCCTGAACATCCGGGCAGGAGCGGACAGGATCAACCTTGCCAAACTCAAAGATGCGTTCCCTCAGATCATGGATCAGTACGGGCTTGAAGTCAGCGGAACAGCATCGTTCCAGGTGCAATTCGAGGGTCTTGCCGGGGACCCCTCAAGCGCGAAGATCAAAGCCACGGCCGAACTTGCCGGCGTGAACGTGGCCAGCAAAACATTCAACCAGAGCGTCACGGGCATCTCCGGACACCTGGATGGCGCCCCCGACGCGCTGACATGGAACAATTTTACCGGGACTTATCTGGGCAAGGCCTACACGTTGACCGGAGGCCTTAATGATTTCAAGGATCCCGTCATCAAAACCACGCTGGACGGAGCAGACGTGCAGTTAAAAGTTGATATCCGCAAAAACGGGGACACCCTGACCATCAATGAATTGACCGGAAAATATTTGAACATCGCCTTTGGCGCCAGCGGCAATGCCGTCCTGTCGCCAGCCGATCCGCCGGTCCTGAACATTAACACCACAATGACTTTTCGTCTGGAAGACGTTGCCGTTCTTTTGCCCGAAGAACAAAAAAAGGCCTTTGAGGCGCTTAAACCGTCCGGCACCCTCAATGTCAACGCGGCCATCAAAGGCCCGGTACCGGACTGGAAACGTTGGACCACCGATGCCACCCTCCAAAGCGCGTCCGTTTCCATTTTGGGGTACACGGCCAATGACCTTCACATCACCGTCGGCCAGCGCGAAGGAACGATCAGCAACCTGACGGCGGACGCCAATGTCTATGATGGAAAGCTCCATGCCGTGGGTTCAGGCGACCTGAACGGCGCGGGTATCCCCTTTGATCTGGCCTTGAACATTGACGGGCTGGACCTGCATAAACTTAAAAATGACATCCCCAACCTCAAGGCGGAAGAGATCAACGGCAAGTTTTACATGACCATGTTGTCCAAGGGGATGCTGTCTGATATCAAAGGTCTGGAGGCCAAAGGGTCTTTGGCCATTCGGGAGGGCTTCTTAACGGAATTCAAAATATTCAAAGGGCTTTTGGATGTTCTCAACGAAGCCCTGCGCCTGGGCCAGTTGATGATCACCGACGTGGAGGGCAATTTTACGGTCAAGGACCGGAAGATCATGACGGACAATCTGCGCATGAAAAGCCCGACCATCGTCCTGCTGGGCCAGGGGTGGGTGGATTTTGACCAGATCTGCGATCTGACGATCGTGGTGGACATGACCAGCGGAATAGTGCCGCCCATCGCCCAGGACGTGCTTCAGACCTTAACCGTGCATATCTACGATAAGATCACCAACCCGAAGTTTGACAGAAAGATCTCCGTCCCCAGGGTCATCAACACCATCCTCAAATCGATCTTTGAATGA
- the ptsP gene encoding phosphoenolpyruvate--protein phosphotransferase: protein MKRDHAKLICDVGELTGLFHDAPGMEDFLRKITAMITRHMACEVCSIYLYYQDSRELVLKATTGLNPSCVGHVRMRLGEGLTGQALKERRPICEGRAKDNPHFRYFPGIGEEKFESFLAVPILRGTVEIGVMVIQSEKKNYFTPEDIQIFRAVTSQLAATIETARLLITLNDKERQKRAPAVAADLKFVKGRSGAEGVALGNAVVVDEAMTDLQRFTQTSHTHTEDDFHKAVQATEAQLEDLQEQVETTLFDVAALIFTAQILMLKDKGFSDVIAAQIRHGVDPPQAVVSVVQEYVRKFASINDSYLREKIYDVKDMGRRVLENMTGLKDPHADFEGRIVIARELFPSDVLKLFSQKVKGIILLNGGVTSHVAILSRSLNIPLVIADEPGLLAVPGGTRVLLDAVMGTIHINPDEDTVRKVLDREDLNKDLDRLKRLIREHPKTKDGVAVKLMANINLLGDLKAANEFKADGIGLYRTEFPFLIRSNFPLEEEQYLIYRRLVQGMPGKEITFRTLDIGGDKILLHYNYGREENPFLGLRSIRFSLKHKDVFIQQIRAILRAGHGHDMRVLFPMISSVDEFLEAKGIVQECAHDLAKEGIKYIKDPPIGTMIELPSVIEIIDELAQEADFLSIGTNDLIQYLLAVDRNNEKVADLYMPYHPAVLRALKKVADAGLKYGKDVSVCGDMAHSVQFLPFLLGIGLRRFSMDARYLPSVHEKLSTIVLAEAEIKTREILQQSKAVRTAQLLDDF from the coding sequence ATGAAACGCGACCACGCCAAACTCATCTGCGATGTCGGTGAACTGACCGGGCTTTTCCATGACGCGCCGGGCATGGAGGATTTTCTTAGGAAAATAACCGCCATGATCACCCGGCACATGGCCTGCGAGGTCTGTTCCATCTACCTTTATTATCAGGACAGCCGCGAGCTTGTCCTGAAAGCCACCACCGGATTGAACCCGTCTTGCGTCGGGCATGTGAGAATGCGCCTGGGGGAAGGATTGACGGGTCAGGCCCTCAAGGAGCGCCGGCCCATCTGCGAAGGCCGGGCCAAAGATAACCCGCATTTCCGTTATTTCCCCGGGATCGGCGAGGAGAAGTTTGAATCGTTCCTGGCCGTGCCCATTTTGCGCGGCACCGTTGAAATAGGGGTCATGGTCATCCAGAGCGAGAAGAAAAATTATTTCACGCCCGAGGACATCCAGATCTTCCGCGCCGTGACCTCCCAATTGGCCGCCACCATTGAGACCGCCCGGCTTCTCATCACCCTCAACGACAAGGAACGTCAAAAGCGCGCCCCCGCCGTTGCCGCGGACCTGAAATTCGTCAAAGGCCGTTCGGGGGCCGAAGGCGTGGCCCTGGGCAATGCCGTTGTCGTGGATGAGGCCATGACAGACCTGCAGCGGTTCACCCAGACCTCCCACACGCACACCGAAGATGATTTTCACAAAGCCGTGCAAGCGACCGAGGCACAATTGGAGGACCTTCAGGAGCAGGTCGAGACAACACTGTTTGACGTGGCCGCGCTCATCTTTACGGCGCAGATCCTTATGCTTAAGGACAAAGGATTTTCAGATGTCATCGCCGCTCAGATCCGCCATGGCGTCGATCCGCCGCAGGCGGTCGTGTCCGTGGTGCAGGAATATGTCCGCAAATTCGCGTCCATCAACGACAGTTATTTGAGGGAAAAAATTTACGACGTCAAGGACATGGGCCGGCGCGTCCTGGAGAACATGACTGGTTTAAAAGACCCTCACGCGGATTTCGAGGGCCGCATCGTCATTGCCCGTGAACTTTTTCCGTCGGATGTGCTGAAACTTTTTTCGCAAAAAGTCAAAGGCATCATCCTGCTCAACGGCGGGGTGACCTCGCACGTGGCGATCCTGTCGCGTTCATTGAACATTCCTCTGGTCATCGCCGATGAACCCGGGCTTTTAGCTGTGCCCGGCGGCACCCGGGTCCTTTTGGACGCGGTCATGGGCACCATCCATATCAATCCTGATGAGGACACGGTCCGCAAGGTCCTGGACCGTGAGGACCTCAACAAAGACCTGGACCGCCTCAAACGCCTGATCCGGGAACATCCGAAGACGAAAGACGGCGTTGCCGTCAAACTCATGGCCAACATCAATCTGTTGGGGGACCTGAAGGCCGCCAACGAATTCAAGGCCGACGGCATCGGGCTTTACCGCACGGAATTCCCGTTTTTGATCCGCAGCAATTTTCCGTTGGAAGAAGAACAGTATCTGATCTACCGCCGTCTTGTGCAAGGCATGCCAGGCAAAGAGATCACGTTTCGCACGCTCGATATCGGCGGGGACAAGATCCTGCTGCATTACAATTACGGCAGGGAAGAGAACCCGTTTTTGGGTCTGCGGTCCATCCGTTTTTCCTTAAAACACAAGGATGTGTTCATCCAGCAGATACGGGCGATCCTGCGCGCGGGCCACGGCCACGACATGCGTGTTTTGTTCCCCATGATCTCTTCGGTGGACGAATTTTTGGAAGCCAAAGGCATTGTGCAGGAATGCGCCCATGACCTGGCCAAAGAAGGCATAAAATATATTAAAGACCCGCCCATAGGGACCATGATCGAATTGCCTTCGGTCATTGAGATCATTGACGAATTGGCCCAGGAAGCGGACTTTTTGAGCATCGGCACCAATGACCTCATCCAGTATCTGCTCGCCGTGGACCGCAACAATGAAAAGGTGGCGGACTTGTATATGCCTTATCATCCGGCGGTGTTAAGGGCGCTCAAGAAAGTGGCGGATGCCGGACTCAAATACGGCAAGGACGTGTCCGTTTGCGGGGACATGGCCCATTCCGTCCAATTCCTGCCGTTTTTATTAGGGATCGGTTTGCGGCGTTTCAGTATGGACGCGCGGTATTTACCCAGTGTGCATGAAAAGTTAAGCACCATTGTTCTGGCCGAGGCCGAAATCAAAACGCGGGAGATCCTTCAACAGAGCAAGGCTGTCCGCACCGCCCAATTGCTGGACGATTTCTAA
- a CDS encoding group I intron-associated PD-(D/E)XK endonuclease: protein MHHTKDKADIGFCKVITDLTMKGYVPCIPFSEHQAFDLVVVGRDGTTFRIQIKYSTLRKNGSVDVRYRRNWADKHGVHTRIYSKDEFDYYAIYCPEKDAVLYVRNTPDCPKSIRFDKPANNQMRHIKWANDYLKIKK, encoded by the coding sequence ATGCATCATACAAAAGATAAAGCAGATATAGGTTTTTGTAAGGTCATTACGGATCTTACGATGAAGGGGTATGTGCCATGCATACCTTTTTCAGAACATCAAGCGTTTGATCTTGTTGTGGTTGGGCGGGACGGCACCACTTTCAGGATCCAGATTAAATACTCAACATTAAGGAAGAATGGGTCTGTGGATGTCCGGTATAGGAGAAACTGGGCGGATAAGCACGGCGTACACACCAGAATTTATTCAAAAGACGAATTCGATTATTACGCGATTTATTGTCCAGAGAAAGATGCAGTGCTTTATGTCCGTAATACTCCGGATTGCCCGAAGTCGATCCGTTTTGATAAGCCAGCCAACAATCAGATGCGGCATATTAAATGGGCAAATGACTATTTGAAAATCAAGAAATGA
- a CDS encoding ATP-binding protein, with protein sequence MTIYQPREITKTLIESLENMPVVVLSGMRQTGKSTLLLNQPQLKKRRYVSFDDFNTLELARSNPEELLSGKEPITIDEAQKYPEILNVIKKEVDRNRKPGRFLLSGSANFLLLKKVAESLAGRAVYMTLHPFTRREMLGVIKEKPALACFIDTGAFPKREINPVSLKEILKGGMPSVCLGQVKKPEVWFRGYEQTYLERDIRSLAQVADLVSFRNLLHLVALRNTKILNISELARDAKLNVVTASRYLSLMEASFILSRVQPHFKNKTTRLIKSPKVYLSDTGLSAYLEEIKDSNVNEMARGALLESYVAQNLEGIFSAYYPDAKITYWNIQGRYEVDFIIEVGGKTLAIEVKSGSRWKESDLAGIKAYLASNKECLGGLLAYNGRDVLRLGKNIWAVPVNLLLS encoded by the coding sequence ATGACAATCTATCAACCGCGTGAAATTACGAAAACATTAATTGAGTCGCTTGAAAACATGCCAGTGGTGGTGCTTTCCGGAATGCGCCAGACGGGTAAAAGCACCCTTCTTTTAAACCAGCCGCAATTAAAGAAAAGAAGGTATGTCAGCTTCGATGATTTTAACACTCTCGAATTAGCCCGCAGTAATCCGGAGGAGCTCCTGTCCGGTAAAGAACCCATTACTATTGATGAAGCGCAAAAGTATCCTGAGATCTTAAATGTTATCAAGAAAGAAGTGGATAGAAATCGCAAGCCCGGGAGATTTCTCTTAAGCGGATCGGCTAATTTCTTGCTCCTTAAAAAAGTCGCCGAAAGCCTGGCTGGCAGGGCAGTCTATATGACTCTTCATCCATTTACTCGAAGGGAAATGTTAGGGGTTATTAAAGAAAAACCGGCCCTCGCGTGTTTTATTGATACCGGCGCGTTTCCTAAACGTGAAATCAATCCTGTTTCGTTAAAGGAAATCTTAAAAGGCGGTATGCCTTCCGTATGCCTTGGCCAGGTAAAAAAGCCAGAGGTGTGGTTTCGCGGCTATGAACAAACATATCTGGAGCGTGATATACGCTCCTTAGCTCAAGTGGCGGATTTGGTATCATTTCGAAATCTTTTGCATCTGGTGGCTCTTCGGAATACAAAGATCTTAAACATAAGTGAGCTTGCTCGTGACGCGAAACTAAACGTTGTCACTGCCTCGCGCTATCTTTCGCTTATGGAAGCTTCATTTATTTTAAGCCGAGTTCAGCCCCATTTTAAAAATAAAACAACCCGGCTTATTAAATCTCCTAAAGTATATTTATCCGATACAGGGCTGTCCGCTTACCTTGAGGAGATCAAAGATTCAAATGTAAACGAGATGGCAAGAGGGGCGTTGTTGGAAAGTTACGTGGCGCAGAATTTAGAGGGAATATTTTCCGCTTATTATCCCGACGCGAAGATTACCTATTGGAATATTCAAGGCAGATACGAGGTCGATTTTATTATAGAGGTGGGTGGCAAAACGCTCGCGATTGAAGTAAAAAGCGGCAGCCGGTGGAAAGAAAGCGATCTGGCAGGCATAAAAGCGTATTTAGCCAGCAATAAAGAATGCCTTGGCGGATTATTGGCTTACAATGGCCGCGATGTTTTAAGGCTTGGCAAAAACATATGGGCTGTTCCGGTTAATTTATTGTTAAGTTAG
- a CDS encoding NAD(P)H-dependent oxidoreductase, giving the protein MDLLIFAGSLRADSCNKKFAREALRLAKEAGVEGEFLDLKDYPMPPYDGDIEAASGIPETTIRLGKKIASADALLISTPEYNGSIPGVLKNVVDWLSREKPVSLSGKHLLLLAASPGALGGVRSLWHSRQPFEVLGVHVFPAMVGLPNAYSAFDEQGQLKEEKTLQNLRKILDQFIKHASTNLGKSLSDPPHT; this is encoded by the coding sequence ATGGATCTACTTATTTTCGCCGGCTCTCTGCGGGCCGACTCTTGTAATAAAAAATTTGCCCGGGAAGCGCTGCGTTTAGCCAAAGAAGCCGGGGTTGAGGGCGAATTCCTGGATCTAAAGGATTACCCCATGCCACCCTATGATGGAGACATTGAAGCCGCCTCCGGCATTCCCGAAACAACGATCCGTCTTGGAAAGAAAATTGCCTCTGCGGATGCCCTGCTGATCTCCACCCCGGAATATAACGGCAGTATTCCGGGAGTTCTTAAGAATGTTGTGGATTGGCTTTCCCGCGAAAAGCCGGTATCTTTAAGCGGCAAGCATTTGCTGCTTTTGGCGGCCTCTCCGGGCGCTTTGGGTGGTGTTCGCAGTTTGTGGCATTCACGTCAACCGTTCGAAGTGCTCGGCGTACACGTGTTTCCCGCGATGGTGGGTTTACCTAATGCTTACAGCGCGTTTGATGAACAAGGTCAATTAAAAGAGGAAAAAACCCTGCAGAATTTGCGGAAAATATTGGACCAATTTATTAAACATGCAAGCACAAACCTGGGAAAAAGTCTATCTGATCCGCCCCACACTTGA
- a CDS encoding alpha/beta hydrolase, with the protein MIIPAKPVTRSIANIDRFQIPYRIYGRGAEVLVCINGIQQSMAIWIDFVRRFSHKYKILLFDFPHQGKGLVNAGSADVTLSEQVEILNELLMTAGIQEKLTLCSASWGGVVAASFTIRYPHRTKKLILAGIGTKPNQTMIDTITRGSRLPMENRLEIAETLISSFGQDLPLKVKAAIISQFERMDQKALASFYQHGSFILACGALHKVIDLKSITCKTILLRGENDTIIDPEDLILLASEIPGSQIRTIKGAGHFLHLENDKLLDAYADILGS; encoded by the coding sequence ATGATAATACCTGCCAAGCCGGTTACCAGAAGCATTGCCAACATCGACCGTTTTCAAATTCCTTACCGGATATACGGGCGAGGAGCCGAAGTCCTCGTTTGTATTAACGGGATCCAGCAGTCCATGGCGATTTGGATTGACTTTGTCCGCCGGTTCTCTCATAAATATAAAATCCTGCTTTTTGATTTTCCCCATCAGGGTAAAGGCCTGGTTAACGCGGGTTCTGCGGATGTTACTCTGTCCGAGCAGGTTGAGATCTTAAATGAATTGCTTATGACCGCCGGGATCCAAGAGAAGCTCACGTTATGTTCGGCCTCGTGGGGAGGCGTAGTTGCGGCGAGTTTCACCATTCGTTACCCCCACCGGACCAAAAAACTTATTTTGGCCGGGATCGGCACCAAACCAAATCAAACAATGATCGATACGATCACGCGGGGATCGCGACTTCCCATGGAAAACCGCCTGGAAATAGCCGAAACATTGATCAGTAGTTTTGGCCAAGACCTGCCTTTAAAAGTAAAAGCCGCCATTATCAGCCAATTTGAACGTATGGACCAAAAAGCGTTAGCTTCCTTTTACCAGCACGGCTCGTTTATTCTTGCCTGCGGGGCCCTGCATAAAGTGATCGATCTAAAGAGCATCACCTGCAAAACCATCCTGTTAAGGGGCGAAAATGATACGATCATTGACCCGGAAGATCTTATTTTATTGGCCTCTGAGATCCCCGGCTCACAGATCAGGACGATCAAGGGGGCGGGCCACTTCCTTCACCTGGAAAATGATAAACTTCTGGACGCCTACGCAGATATCCTGGGCTCGTAA